The Mauremys reevesii isolate NIE-2019 linkage group 13, ASM1616193v1, whole genome shotgun sequence genome contains a region encoding:
- the NRSN2 gene encoding neurensin-2 isoform X1, translating into MLCLAAPSTPHSPALRLMAPPHAPILSDPLTHTATHPLSSSDSDTAQLHGCAEPASHKLLLAGKRQADAGLAGHCNSTSRHPLCSSQPERGGARCSLDTVGARSVIPLRVSVWRASRKQRGHPRRQNPEGKGCARSSASGPMPARDQSCGCSRGPNVEHGKWYGVRSYLHLFYEDCTGASLADDMTEPPVSRAHGGWPSLVWKVSLSAGMLLLLIGAAALATGYLVPPKLEGIGEEEFMVLDLQAMAYNHALVTCRLVGTVLCAVAGALGVAGVLACMLGRAAQGGKEEEEQQLSPILRESPLKKHSIIMPPAAAGSPAVPFGASQIQNIQPKRETQLLLLPPSTTAPAP; encoded by the exons ATGCTCTGCCTGGCAGCCCCCAGCACACCGCACTCCCCAGCGCTGCGACTGATGGCTCCTCCACATGCTCCCATCCTCTCAGACCCGCTGACACACACAGCCACgcatcctctctcttcctctgacTCAGACACTGCTCAGCTCCACGGCTGTGCGGAGCCAGCCTCTCACAAGCTTCTGCTGGCTGGGAAACGCCAGGCAGATGCTGGGCTAGCCGGCCACTGCAACAG CACGAGCCGGCACCCTCTGTGttccagccagccagagagaggAGGCGCCCGTTGCAGTTTGGATACCGTCGGAGCAAGATCTGTCATCCCGCTACGGGTCTCGGTCTGGAGGGCGTCCCGCAAGCAAAGGGGCCATCCCCGGAGGCAGAACCCAGAGGGGAAAGGATGCGCTAGGAGCTCAGCCAGCG gccccatGCCTGCTCGTGACCAGTCATGCGGCTGCAGCCGGGGGCCCAATGTGGAGCATGGGAAGTGGTACGGGGTCCGCTCCTACCTGCACCTCTTCTACGAGGACTGCACCGGCGCCAGTCTGGCTGATGACATGACCGAACCCCCAGTCTCCCGTGCCCATGGCGGATGGCCCTCCCTCGTCTGGAAG GTGAGTCTCTCAGCTGGAATGCTGCTCTTGCTGATTGGAGCCGCAGCACTGGCCACAGGGTACCTGGTGCCCCCGAAGCTGGAGGGCATCGGCGAGGAAGAGTTTATGGTGCTTGACCTGCAGGCGATGGCGTATAACCATGCCCTGGTGACCTGCAGACTGGTGGGCACTGTCCTGTGCGCCGTGGCCGGGGCCCTGGGGGTGGCGGGCGTCCTGGCATGCAtgctgggcagggctgcgcaagggggcaaggaggaggaggagcagcagctatCGCCCATTCTGCGGGAGAGCCCCCTGAAGAAGCACAGCATCAtcatgccaccagcagcagcaggctcaCCGGCCGTGCCCTTTGGCGCTTCGCAGATACAAAACATACAGCCAAAGAGAGAGAcacagctcctcctcctgcctccctccaCCACCGCACCCGCTCCCTGA
- the NRSN2 gene encoding neurensin-2 isoform X2, producing the protein MPARDQSCGCSRGPNVEHGKWYGVRSYLHLFYEDCTGASLADDMTEPPVSRAHGGWPSLVWKVSLSAGMLLLLIGAAALATGYLVPPKLEGIGEEEFMVLDLQAMAYNHALVTCRLVGTVLCAVAGALGVAGVLACMLGRAAQGGKEEEEQQLSPILRESPLKKHSIIMPPAAAGSPAVPFGASQIQNIQPKRETQLLLLPPSTTAPAP; encoded by the exons atGCCTGCTCGTGACCAGTCATGCGGCTGCAGCCGGGGGCCCAATGTGGAGCATGGGAAGTGGTACGGGGTCCGCTCCTACCTGCACCTCTTCTACGAGGACTGCACCGGCGCCAGTCTGGCTGATGACATGACCGAACCCCCAGTCTCCCGTGCCCATGGCGGATGGCCCTCCCTCGTCTGGAAG GTGAGTCTCTCAGCTGGAATGCTGCTCTTGCTGATTGGAGCCGCAGCACTGGCCACAGGGTACCTGGTGCCCCCGAAGCTGGAGGGCATCGGCGAGGAAGAGTTTATGGTGCTTGACCTGCAGGCGATGGCGTATAACCATGCCCTGGTGACCTGCAGACTGGTGGGCACTGTCCTGTGCGCCGTGGCCGGGGCCCTGGGGGTGGCGGGCGTCCTGGCATGCAtgctgggcagggctgcgcaagggggcaaggaggaggaggagcagcagctatCGCCCATTCTGCGGGAGAGCCCCCTGAAGAAGCACAGCATCAtcatgccaccagcagcagcaggctcaCCGGCCGTGCCCTTTGGCGCTTCGCAGATACAAAACATACAGCCAAAGAGAGAGAcacagctcctcctcctgcctccctccaCCACCGCACCCGCTCCCTGA